In Miscanthus floridulus cultivar M001 chromosome 5, ASM1932011v1, whole genome shotgun sequence, one genomic interval encodes:
- the LOC136450064 gene encoding DENN domain and WD repeat-containing protein SCD1-like isoform X1, with protein sequence MGSSSRIFEYFVVCGLGPEIRSLDGIKGFHGVEEMYMSAFLDQFPPSNHALYPPPPPQLPTCVLPAGVRIYSSGLDTDDVSTYPRSYPIVLTEGDGSKIYVSCIAFRDPICEDIIEAYQIPANSFADKCICLVSHSPSFQVLRDALEEIFVLCFSPAGCSKPLWDIISHMVSHVTLPTPGKNRVLFAIENCLLSAEAPPKEWLPHADISFQPLVQCLDVDKLILLFTAVLLERRILLRSNKYTLLTLVSEAICHLIYPIRWQHVYIPIIFSSGVDYIDAPTPYMMGLHSGVDTSAVTMDGVVVVDLEYNRITTTEEIPPIPETEHSFLRGEILKLLQPNVMGIDFMKINLANMGDRSLRAGTKSWSQEHDFQLRLIFLRFFAQILSGYRNFIDTTSTTGFNSQAFLKKRSRATNQPVESMSMIMQFLETQGFLDYLERCNSAEENAHNLLDKLQDATGRGQNPLTIFPSQVADPEIITIANPQIEGSEPGNRHCYKRFPANARTEEQEEKRKSILALANGASKQVPSSPSIRVNGGPKAESLSPRERAAERERMVLDIKVKLQGLWLRLLRLGATEDPLSSFEYGTILALIESDAEGIGGSGFVECIREHIHSGWQCRLTDEQFIAVKELLKMAITLANSRNDLATIRDALEVSAEMYRKDPNNVQDYVQRHLLSLSVWEELRFWDGYFEYLMENCSNKSANYVTLVTAQLILMATHMAGLGLPDIDSWNMIEKLAERNNLGSKQLIKLRALLTHLQQLRIGYWGAATGRSQPLQSYGMASPHAVDVSDESQQPAEASGLGRSWVQSMFSRDRSLRATSFNRGSDANAVATTGKTDISAAQKKTQTNMRTLRGHTGAITALHCVTRKEVWDLVGDREDAGFFISGSTDCTVKIWDPSLRGSELRATLKGHTRAIRTISSDRGKIVSGADDQSAIVWDKQTFKLLEELKGHEAPVSSVRMLSGERVLTASHDGTVKMWDVRTDTCVATVGRCQSAVLCMEYDDSTGILAAAGRDVTAHVWDIRSSKQMFKLQGHTKWIRSMRMNGETIITGSDDWTARVWSLNQGTCDAVLACHAGPILCVEYSPSDKGIITGSTDGLIRFWENEGGIKCVKNLTLHTASVLSISAGDHWLGIGAADNSMSLFHRPQERFGGFSNAGSKVAGWQLYRTPQKTAAVVRCIASDLDRKRICSGGRNGLLRLWDATTSI encoded by the exons ATGGGATCGTCGTCGCGGATCTTCGAGTACTTCGTGGTGTGCGGGCTGGGCCCGGAGATCCGGTCCCTGGATGGCATCAAGGGTTTCCATGGTGTTGAGGAGATGTACATGTCGGCCTTCCTCGACCAGTTCCCGCCGTCCAACCACGCTCTGtaccctcctccgccgccgcagcTCCCCACC TGTGTTTTGCCAGCGGGAGTAAGAATATATTCTTCAGGGCTGGACACAGATGATGTCTCAACTTATCCACGTAGTTATCCTATAGTTTTAACAG AGGGAGATGGCTCAAAAATTTATGTCAGTTGTATTGCATTTCGGGATCCTATTTGTGAAGATATAATTGAAGCTTACCAAATTCCGGCGAACTCCTTTGCTGATAAATGCATCTGCCTTGTGTCCCATTCTCCTAGTTTCCAAGTCCTTCGTGATGCCCTCGAGGAAATATTTGTTCTTTGTTTTTCTCCTGCAGGGTGTAG CAAGCCTTTGTGGGACATAATATCTCATATGGTGTCACATGTGACATTACCCACACCAGGAAAGAATCGTGTCTTATTTGCCATTGAGAATTGTCTTCTTTCTGCGGAAGCTCCTCCAAAAGAATGGCTTCCCCACGCTGAT ATATCGTTCCAGCCATTGGTGCAGTGTCTGGATGTTGATAAACTGATACTGCTCTTTACTGCTGTCCTGCTTGAAAGAAGGATATTGCTTCGATCAAATAA GTATACTCTATTGACTCTAGTTTCAGAAGCCATTTGCCATTTAATATACCCAATTAGGTGGCAG CATGTCTATATTCCAATAATATTCTCTAGTGGGGTTGATTACATTGATGCCCCGACACCCTACATGATGGGACTTCATTCTGGTGTTGACACATCTGCGGTGACAATGGATGGT GTAGTGGTGGTAGATCTTGAATACAACCGGATAACGACGACAGAAGAAATTCCTCCAATACCAGAAACTGAACATAGCTTCCTTCGTGGTGAGATATTAAAATTACTACAACCCAATGTCATGGGAATTGATTTCATGAAAATCAATCTTGCCAATATGGGTGACCGTTCTTTAAGGGCTGGCACAAAATCATGGAGTCAGGAACATGATTTCCAACTTAG GCTGATATTTTTGAGATTCTTTGCACAGATCCTGAGTGGTTACCGTAACTTCATT GATACTACTTCAACGACTGGTTTCAATTCTCAAGCTTTTCTTAAAAAGCGTTCTCGTGCAACTAATCAGCCTGTCGAGTCCATGTCAATG ATTATGCAGTTTTTGGAGACTCAGGGGTTCTTGGATTATCTGGAAAGATGCAACAGTGCAGAAGAAAATGCCCACAACCTTCTTGATAAGTTGCAGGATGCAACCGGAAGAGGACAAAACCCTCTAACCATCTTTCCTTCTCAAGTTGCTGATCCTGAGATTATAACAATAGCTAATCCTCAGATTGAAGGTTCAG AACCAGGCAATAGACACTGCTATAAGAGGTTTCCAGCAAATGCAAGaacagaagaacaagaagaaaaacGTAAGTCGATTCTGGCGTTAGCAAATGGGGCCAGTAAGCAAGTACCGAG tTCTCCTTCTATCCGAGTAAATGGGGGTCCAAAGGCAGAAAGTCTGAGCCCAAGAGAGAGGGCG GCTGAGAGAGAAAGGATGGTTCTGGACATAAAAGTAAAGCTCCAG GGACTCTGGCTTCGTCTTCTTAGACTTGGGGCCACTGAGGATCCTCTCTCATCTTTTGAATATGGCACCATCCTAG CTTTGATCGAGTCTGATGCAGAAGGCATCGGGGGAAGTGGCTTTGTTGAATGCATCAGAGAACATATTCATTCG GGCTGGCAATGTCGCTTGACTGATGAACAGTTTATTGCTGTAAAAGAATTG CTTAAGATGGCTATAACTCTTGCGAACTCCCGCAATGACCTGGCGACCATTAGAGATGCTCTTGAAGTTTCTGCTGAAATGTACAGAAAAGACCCAAACAATGTTCAAGATTACGTTCAGCGCCATCTATTATCATTGTCAGTATGGGAGGAGCTTCG CTTCTGGGATGGCTACTTCGAATATTTGATGGAAAATTGTTCCAATAA GTCAGCAAATTATGTAACATTAGTTACTGCACAGCTCATTCTCATGGCAACTCACATG GCTGGATTGGGATTACCTGACATTGACTCTTGGAATATGATTGAGAAATTAGCCGAGAGAAACAACTTGGGTTCTAAGCAGCTT ATCAAACTTAGAGCATTGCTCACACATCTGCAACAACTCCGGATTGGCTATTGGGGGGCTGCTACAGGGAGAAGCCAACCATTGCAGTCATATGGCATGGCTTCACCTCATGCGGTTGATGTGTccgatgaaagccaacaacctGCTGAAGCATCTGGGTTGGGCCGAAGTTGGGTGCAAAGTATGTTCAGTAGAGACAGAAGTTTAAGAGCCACCTCTTTCAACCGAGGTA GTGATGCAAATGCTGTTGCTACCACGGGCAAAACTGACATCTCAGCTGCACAAAAGAAAACTCAAACTAACATGAGGACCCTCAGAGGACATACAGGTGCTATTACTGCTCTTCATTGCGTAACAAGAAAGGAGGTCTGGGATCTTGTTGGTGATCGTGAAGATGCTGGTTTTTTCATCAGCGGAAGCACCGATTGCACG GTAAAAATTTGGGATCCAAGTTTGCGTGGTTCTGAACTTCGAGCAACACTTAAAGGGCATACTAG GGCAATTCGAACAATTAGTTCAGATCGTGGCAAAATAGTTTCTGGAGCTGATGATCAGTCTGCCATAGTCTGGGATAAGCAGACTTTTAAGCTTTTGGAAGAACTGAAGGGCCACGAGGCACCG GTTAGTTCTGTCCGGATGCTCTCAGGTGAACGTGTCCTTACTGCATCCCATGATGGTACTGTGAAGATGTGGGATGTCCGGACTGATACTTGTGTTGCTACCGTGGGTCGTTGCCAAAGTGCTGTTCTCTGTATGGAATATGATGATTCCACTGGAATCCTGGCGGCTGCTGGAAGAGATGT AACGGCACATGTCTGGGATATTCGTTCCAGCAAGCAGATGTTCAAGCTTCAAGGGCATACAAAGTGGATAAG ATCAATGAGGATGAATGGAGAGACCATAATAACGGGTAGTGATGATTGGACCGCTAGAGTGTGGTCCCTTAACCAGGGAACATGTGATGCAGTGTTAGCATGCCATGCTGGTCCCATACTATGTGTGGAATACTCACCTTCAGATAAAGGAATTATCACTG GTTCAACCGATGGGCTCATACGATTTTGGGAAAATGAAG GAGGAATAAAATGTGTCAAGAATCTTACACTTCATACAGCATCCGTTCTGTCCATTAGTGCTGGTGATCACTGGCTAGGGATTGGTGCTGCTGATAATTCTATGTCTCTTTTCCATCGGCCACAAGAAAGATTCGGTGGCTTCTCAAATGCAGGATCAAAAGTTGCAGGATGGCAGCTTTACAGAACTCCCCAGAAAACTGCTGCAGTG GTGAGATGTATAGCATCTGACCTGGATAGGAAAAGAATATGTAGTGGTGGTCGCAATGGACTCCTGCGGCTTTGGGATGCAACTACAAGCATCTAG
- the LOC136454758 gene encoding uncharacterized protein yields MDIPIYTYLKLKMSGPCRVITIGTSFQRPYECEVKNCKLALATLTSEELAAIGKDITEGVPDVKQAARSFEPVENVKEVLVDPDNSIDKMVRISTALSPK; encoded by the coding sequence atggacATCCCcatctacacctacctcaagctcaagatgtcaggcccatgcagggtcatcaccattggcacttcTTTCCAGAGgccctatgagtgcgaggtcaagaACTGCAAGCTCGCTTTGGCAACCCTCACTTCTGAGGAGCTCGCAGCCATCGGGAAGGACATCACTGAAGGAGTGCCCGATGTGAAGCAGGCGGCTAGATCCTTTGAGCCTGTAGAGAATGTTAAGGAGGTCCTAGTCGACCCCGACAACTCCATCGACAAGATGGTGCGCATCAGCACCGCCCTCTCCCCCAAGTAG
- the LOC136450064 gene encoding DENN domain and WD repeat-containing protein SCD1-like isoform X2, with the protein MGSSSRIFEYFVVCGLGPEIRSLDGIKGFHGVEEMYMSAFLDQFPPSNHALYPPPPPQLPTCVLPAGVRIYSSGLDTDDVSTYPRSYPIVLTEGDGSKIYVSCIAFRDPICEDIIEAYQIPANSFADKCICLVSHSPSFQVLRDALEEIFVLCFSPAGCSKPLWDIISHMVSHVTLPTPGKNRVLFAIENCLLSAEAPPKEWLPHADISFQPLVQCLDVDKLILLFTAVLLERRILLRSNKYTLLTLVSEAICHLIYPIRWQHVYIPIIFSSGVDYIDAPTPYMMGLHSGVDTSAVTMDGVVVVDLEYNRITTTEEIPPIPETEHSFLRGEILKLLQPNVMGIDFMKINLANMGDRSLRAGTKSWSQEHDFQLRLIFLRFFAQILSGYRNFIDTTSTTGFNSQAFLKKRSRATNQPVESMSMIMQFLETQGFLDYLERCNSAEENAHNLLDKLQDATGRGQNPLTIFPSQVADPEIITIANPQIEGSEPGNRHCYKRFPANARTEEQEEKRKSILALANGASKQVPSSPSIRVNGGPKAESLSPRERAAERERMVLDIKVKLQGLWLRLLRLGATEDPLSSFEYGTILALIESDAEGIGGSGFVECIREHIHSGWQCRLTDEQFIAVKELLKMAITLANSRNDLATIRDALEVSAEMYRKDPNNVQDYVQRHLLSLSVWEELRFWDGYFEYLMENCSNKSANYVTLVTAQLILMATHMAGLGLPDIDSWNMIEKLAERNNLGSKQLIKLRALLTHLQQLRIGYWGAATGRSQPLQSYGMASPHAVDVSDESQQPAEASGLGRSWVQSMFSRDRSLRATSFNRGDANAVATTGKTDISAAQKKTQTNMRTLRGHTGAITALHCVTRKEVWDLVGDREDAGFFISGSTDCTVKIWDPSLRGSELRATLKGHTRAIRTISSDRGKIVSGADDQSAIVWDKQTFKLLEELKGHEAPVSSVRMLSGERVLTASHDGTVKMWDVRTDTCVATVGRCQSAVLCMEYDDSTGILAAAGRDVTAHVWDIRSSKQMFKLQGHTKWIRSMRMNGETIITGSDDWTARVWSLNQGTCDAVLACHAGPILCVEYSPSDKGIITGSTDGLIRFWENEGGIKCVKNLTLHTASVLSISAGDHWLGIGAADNSMSLFHRPQERFGGFSNAGSKVAGWQLYRTPQKTAAVVRCIASDLDRKRICSGGRNGLLRLWDATTSI; encoded by the exons ATGGGATCGTCGTCGCGGATCTTCGAGTACTTCGTGGTGTGCGGGCTGGGCCCGGAGATCCGGTCCCTGGATGGCATCAAGGGTTTCCATGGTGTTGAGGAGATGTACATGTCGGCCTTCCTCGACCAGTTCCCGCCGTCCAACCACGCTCTGtaccctcctccgccgccgcagcTCCCCACC TGTGTTTTGCCAGCGGGAGTAAGAATATATTCTTCAGGGCTGGACACAGATGATGTCTCAACTTATCCACGTAGTTATCCTATAGTTTTAACAG AGGGAGATGGCTCAAAAATTTATGTCAGTTGTATTGCATTTCGGGATCCTATTTGTGAAGATATAATTGAAGCTTACCAAATTCCGGCGAACTCCTTTGCTGATAAATGCATCTGCCTTGTGTCCCATTCTCCTAGTTTCCAAGTCCTTCGTGATGCCCTCGAGGAAATATTTGTTCTTTGTTTTTCTCCTGCAGGGTGTAG CAAGCCTTTGTGGGACATAATATCTCATATGGTGTCACATGTGACATTACCCACACCAGGAAAGAATCGTGTCTTATTTGCCATTGAGAATTGTCTTCTTTCTGCGGAAGCTCCTCCAAAAGAATGGCTTCCCCACGCTGAT ATATCGTTCCAGCCATTGGTGCAGTGTCTGGATGTTGATAAACTGATACTGCTCTTTACTGCTGTCCTGCTTGAAAGAAGGATATTGCTTCGATCAAATAA GTATACTCTATTGACTCTAGTTTCAGAAGCCATTTGCCATTTAATATACCCAATTAGGTGGCAG CATGTCTATATTCCAATAATATTCTCTAGTGGGGTTGATTACATTGATGCCCCGACACCCTACATGATGGGACTTCATTCTGGTGTTGACACATCTGCGGTGACAATGGATGGT GTAGTGGTGGTAGATCTTGAATACAACCGGATAACGACGACAGAAGAAATTCCTCCAATACCAGAAACTGAACATAGCTTCCTTCGTGGTGAGATATTAAAATTACTACAACCCAATGTCATGGGAATTGATTTCATGAAAATCAATCTTGCCAATATGGGTGACCGTTCTTTAAGGGCTGGCACAAAATCATGGAGTCAGGAACATGATTTCCAACTTAG GCTGATATTTTTGAGATTCTTTGCACAGATCCTGAGTGGTTACCGTAACTTCATT GATACTACTTCAACGACTGGTTTCAATTCTCAAGCTTTTCTTAAAAAGCGTTCTCGTGCAACTAATCAGCCTGTCGAGTCCATGTCAATG ATTATGCAGTTTTTGGAGACTCAGGGGTTCTTGGATTATCTGGAAAGATGCAACAGTGCAGAAGAAAATGCCCACAACCTTCTTGATAAGTTGCAGGATGCAACCGGAAGAGGACAAAACCCTCTAACCATCTTTCCTTCTCAAGTTGCTGATCCTGAGATTATAACAATAGCTAATCCTCAGATTGAAGGTTCAG AACCAGGCAATAGACACTGCTATAAGAGGTTTCCAGCAAATGCAAGaacagaagaacaagaagaaaaacGTAAGTCGATTCTGGCGTTAGCAAATGGGGCCAGTAAGCAAGTACCGAG tTCTCCTTCTATCCGAGTAAATGGGGGTCCAAAGGCAGAAAGTCTGAGCCCAAGAGAGAGGGCG GCTGAGAGAGAAAGGATGGTTCTGGACATAAAAGTAAAGCTCCAG GGACTCTGGCTTCGTCTTCTTAGACTTGGGGCCACTGAGGATCCTCTCTCATCTTTTGAATATGGCACCATCCTAG CTTTGATCGAGTCTGATGCAGAAGGCATCGGGGGAAGTGGCTTTGTTGAATGCATCAGAGAACATATTCATTCG GGCTGGCAATGTCGCTTGACTGATGAACAGTTTATTGCTGTAAAAGAATTG CTTAAGATGGCTATAACTCTTGCGAACTCCCGCAATGACCTGGCGACCATTAGAGATGCTCTTGAAGTTTCTGCTGAAATGTACAGAAAAGACCCAAACAATGTTCAAGATTACGTTCAGCGCCATCTATTATCATTGTCAGTATGGGAGGAGCTTCG CTTCTGGGATGGCTACTTCGAATATTTGATGGAAAATTGTTCCAATAA GTCAGCAAATTATGTAACATTAGTTACTGCACAGCTCATTCTCATGGCAACTCACATG GCTGGATTGGGATTACCTGACATTGACTCTTGGAATATGATTGAGAAATTAGCCGAGAGAAACAACTTGGGTTCTAAGCAGCTT ATCAAACTTAGAGCATTGCTCACACATCTGCAACAACTCCGGATTGGCTATTGGGGGGCTGCTACAGGGAGAAGCCAACCATTGCAGTCATATGGCATGGCTTCACCTCATGCGGTTGATGTGTccgatgaaagccaacaacctGCTGAAGCATCTGGGTTGGGCCGAAGTTGGGTGCAAAGTATGTTCAGTAGAGACAGAAGTTTAAGAGCCACCTCTTTCAACCGAG GTGATGCAAATGCTGTTGCTACCACGGGCAAAACTGACATCTCAGCTGCACAAAAGAAAACTCAAACTAACATGAGGACCCTCAGAGGACATACAGGTGCTATTACTGCTCTTCATTGCGTAACAAGAAAGGAGGTCTGGGATCTTGTTGGTGATCGTGAAGATGCTGGTTTTTTCATCAGCGGAAGCACCGATTGCACG GTAAAAATTTGGGATCCAAGTTTGCGTGGTTCTGAACTTCGAGCAACACTTAAAGGGCATACTAG GGCAATTCGAACAATTAGTTCAGATCGTGGCAAAATAGTTTCTGGAGCTGATGATCAGTCTGCCATAGTCTGGGATAAGCAGACTTTTAAGCTTTTGGAAGAACTGAAGGGCCACGAGGCACCG GTTAGTTCTGTCCGGATGCTCTCAGGTGAACGTGTCCTTACTGCATCCCATGATGGTACTGTGAAGATGTGGGATGTCCGGACTGATACTTGTGTTGCTACCGTGGGTCGTTGCCAAAGTGCTGTTCTCTGTATGGAATATGATGATTCCACTGGAATCCTGGCGGCTGCTGGAAGAGATGT AACGGCACATGTCTGGGATATTCGTTCCAGCAAGCAGATGTTCAAGCTTCAAGGGCATACAAAGTGGATAAG ATCAATGAGGATGAATGGAGAGACCATAATAACGGGTAGTGATGATTGGACCGCTAGAGTGTGGTCCCTTAACCAGGGAACATGTGATGCAGTGTTAGCATGCCATGCTGGTCCCATACTATGTGTGGAATACTCACCTTCAGATAAAGGAATTATCACTG GTTCAACCGATGGGCTCATACGATTTTGGGAAAATGAAG GAGGAATAAAATGTGTCAAGAATCTTACACTTCATACAGCATCCGTTCTGTCCATTAGTGCTGGTGATCACTGGCTAGGGATTGGTGCTGCTGATAATTCTATGTCTCTTTTCCATCGGCCACAAGAAAGATTCGGTGGCTTCTCAAATGCAGGATCAAAAGTTGCAGGATGGCAGCTTTACAGAACTCCCCAGAAAACTGCTGCAGTG GTGAGATGTATAGCATCTGACCTGGATAGGAAAAGAATATGTAGTGGTGGTCGCAATGGACTCCTGCGGCTTTGGGATGCAACTACAAGCATCTAG